GGTGGGGACACGTGTTACGCGCAGGCGGGAGAGAACCAGTACCACGCCCTCTTCGACAACCAGGTTTGCGCCGCGATCCATTCCTCCGACCTCGCCACCGCCCTGGTCGCCCTCGATGCCCACCTCGAACTGACCAGTGCCGCCGGCGTGCGCACCGTCACGCTCGGCGACTTCTTTGTCTCGCCGGATAAGGACGTGACCCGAGAGCATGCGCTGGCGCCAGGCGAGATCGTTACCGCCATCTTCGTCCCCACCCCGGCCGACGGATCGCGCTCGGCGTATGTCAAACAAGGAGAAAAACAGTCCGCCGACTGGCCACTGGCCGAAGCGGCCGTCGCGGCGAGCGTCCGCGAGGGTCGTTTC
This sequence is a window from Candidatus Binatia bacterium. Protein-coding genes within it:
- a CDS encoding FAD binding domain-containing protein, producing the protein GGDTCYAQAGENQYHALFDNQVCAAIHSSDLATALVALDAHLELTSAAGVRTVTLGDFFVSPDKDVTREHALAPGEIVTAIFVPTPADGSRSAYVKQGEKQSADWPLAEAAVAASVREGRFATVAVVLGAAAPVPWRARVAEAALVGQPATAETATEALRAELTRATPLAHNRYKLQLFETIGRRAILAAAGVV